TTCCTTACCCATGCGCGAACCGTTCAGCACGCATCCCGTGCGGTGGTCGATGAAGGTAGCCCCATAGATGCGCCCTTCCTCTGTGTAGCGCAGCACGGTATCTATGCCCTTCTCTTTGAGCCGGGAAATAAACCTGTCCTTGTCATAAGTGCCTTGCAGCACGGAAAGGACGGTGCGTTTCGTCATGTCTGCCAGTTTCCTGTCCTTGATTTCCGATTTGGAACGGACAAACTTCTTCTGCACGGCTTCATAGCCTGCGGACTTCCCGAAGAGCGAGGACTTGAACGGATTGCCAACTTTGTTACCCCTGTCGTCCGTGACGGAATAGACCAGCCCGTGATACTCCCGTCCGCGCACGTTTCCCCTCGCTTCCTCCACCGTCATATTATATAAGGAAAGGAGCGCACGGTATTCGCCCATCGTCTGGAAGCGGTACTGCCCGTTCAGAGCCTTCACGGTGTTGCCCACCTGCTTTTTCACATCGCCAGCCGATGCATCCACCTTGCGCAACGGGTTATCCAATCCCTGATTTTTTCGTTCTGCCGGATGCAATCCATACTTCTGTTCCAGTTCCCTGCGAATACGGTCGCTGCGGCGGTAGAGAAAATCCCGGTTGAGCCTTTTACCGTTCTCGTCCACGTTGACCGTCACGATGTGCAGGTGGTGGCGGTCGATGTCCTCGTGCTTGAATACAAGATAAGGCTGGTTTCCGAAACCGAGTTTTTCCAGATACTCGCGGGCGATATTCTGCAACTCAATATCGGTCAGCACATCCTCCGGGTGCGGGTTGAGTGAGATATGCACCACCGGCTTCTCGACCTTCATCTGCGGTGGCAGGAAGGTGTGGAAACCCTCCATCGCCTTGCTTATGTCCACCGTTCCCGAACCGTCATTGTAGATGCGGTTGGTGGTGAGAAGCCGCCCCTGCGCCTCGTTAATCTTCTCCCCGTTGTAGGCAATCGCGCCGTACAACGAGTTTCCTACACTGATTTTTGCGACCATTTTGCTTCCATTTCTCTCGACAATTCCACAATCTGACGGCTCAGTTTCACGAGTTCGACGGTGTGTTGCTCCAGCTTGTAGAGCAACGCCATCGCCTTTTTCTCGGAAAAATGCAGCCTCAATTCCTTCACGACTTGGTTGTAATTCGTACCCACGGCGCGGAACTGCGCGTGAAAATCCGACAGCTTGGTGTAGTAGTCCACCAGCGTCTTGTCCACCTTCAGCACCTTGAACGGTTGCCCGAAGAAGTGCGCTTTGAGGAAAACCGACCGTGCATAGACACCCGATTTTCCGAACATGGCGAGGAAACGGTTGTGTTCCTCCTCGTTGAAACGGACGGTGTACCGGTACACCGCCGGATCAAGTTTGGGATTTCTCCCTGCTTTGCTTTTCCTTTTCTCTTTCATATCACTTTGGATTTAGCGGATTGACGGCATAAGCCGCCGCTTCTGTTCACGGCACCGCAGTTCTGAAAGGCTTTCCGACTTCGGAGGGAAAGCCCGTCCCCTGCAAGGGCAAGTGCTTTTCCGGGATGCTCAAATCATTTTGAGCGGCTGAAAAGACATCTTGCTATGTTCAGGTGAACATAAAAATCCGTCAGGGGACGGATTGGGAAAATACCTTTCAGGACTCCGGGCCGCGCGTCATCGGCGAACCCTGCTGTCCGGGTGCAAAGTTACGCCCTTAAAGCGGTATCGGACAGATGCTTGACCCGGTCAATGACTGCCAACCGGCGCAACGTGCCGCCACTTGCCGGAGAAGTGATACAGGTTCCAAAATATACTTGTTTATTTGCAGCATGATTCAAGAAACGAACGATTTGAAGATATGATAAACGGAACATTCAAATACCCGGAAATCCGCTTCTTCGGATACTTGCCGAAACGGATACCCGAACCGTCGGAAACCCGGTTCTCCGACAATTCGGTGACGTATGGATTCAATGACTTCATGACGCAATGTCGTCAATCACCATTTGTCCGACGCACCGCTTCACCACAGAACCGGATACGCGACGACCCGCCTGCGTGTGTAGTCACGGAAGCGGATGGTGCGACAGCCAAATCCGTATGGAAACAGAAAAACAAATCATCAACAATTAAAATAAATGGAACTATGAGTAAGGAAATCTTCGTTGCATTCGCAACACAGAAAGGTGGCATCGGCAAATCCACTGTCACGGCACTTGCCGCCAGCTACCTGCACAACGTGAAAGGCTACAATGTCGCCGTCGTGGACTGCGACGACCCGCAGCACAGCATCCACGGGCTGCGCGAACACGAAATGGGGCTTATCGACAGCAGCACCTACTTCAAGGCTCTCGCTTGCGACCATTTCCGCCGGATCAAAAAGAACGCCTACACCATCGTCAAAAGCAATGCGGTGAACGCCCTCGACGATGCCGAGAGGATGATTGCCACTGAGGACGTGAAACCCGACGTGGTGTTCTTCGACATGCCCGGCACACTCCGAAGCAACGGCGTGATAAAGACGCTCTCGCAGATGGACTACATTTTCACTCCGCTGAGTGCCGACCGCTTTGTCGTGGAGAGTACCCTGAAATTCGTCACGATGTTCCGCGACAGGCTGATGACTACCGGACAGGCGAAAACAAAGGGGCTGCATCTGTTCTGGACGATGGTGGACGGCAGGGAGAGGAACGACTTGTACGGCATCTACGAGGAAGTGATAGCCGAAATGGGCTTTCCGGTACTTTCCACCCGCTTGCCCGACAGCAAGAAGTTCCGCCGTGACCTTTCGGAAGAGCGCAAGAGCGTTTTCCGCTCCACCATCTTCCCGATGGACACGGCACTGCTGAAAGGGAGTGGCATCCGGGAGTTTTCCGAAGAGATAAGCGACATCATCAGACCGCAGTGAGCATGGGCAGCAGGAAAGTGAACACGGAAGGCATCGACGAGGAACTGCTGTTAGCCTCCATCGGGCGGCGCACACAGGACGGGACACTGCGCCCCGCACAGGAAGTACCCGCAGCTGCACCGACCGAAGAGGACACCGCCGCACCGGAACCATCTCCTGTGCAACCCGTAACACGGGAAAAAGCGCAGAGGGAAAGTGGACGCCGGAAAAGGCAGGACGAGGACTACAACGAGCTATTCCTGCGCCGCAACGAGATAAAGACCCGCCAATGTGTCTATATCAGCCGTGACGTCCACGGCAAGATCCTCAGAATCGTGAACGACATCGCCGGAGGGGAAATCTCAGTAGGCGGATATGTGGATACCGTGCTGCGCCAGCATCTGGAACAGCACAAGGAGAGAATCAACGAACTGTACAAGAAACAACGTGAAGATCTGATTTGAAAATGGAAAAAGAAATGACACCGAATGAAAAAAGACCACAGCAAGACTGCGGAGGTATGTTTACCCAAGTGCAGGCGAGTGTGGAAATACTGTCGCCTGTCCCGGTAAGCGGCAAATGCAGTGAGAAGGACTATGAACGCCTGTTCATCCGCGACCCGGAAGTAAAGGCACGTGAGGGGAAGATGGCGTATGTGCGCCCGGAGTACCACGAGCGTATCATGCGTATCACCCGTGTAATCGGGCATGACCGGCTTACGCTGTCCGCTTACATCGACCATGTGCTGACGCACCACTTCAACCAGTGCGAAGATGCGATAAAGAGCCTTTATGCCCGAAATTACAATTCAGTATTCTAACCAAAAACGGAAGGATATGAATTACACAATCAGCATGACAGACATTCTGCTGGCGGTATCGGTCGGCTGCAACCTCTGGTTCCTGTTCCTGCTCCTTTACGAGCGCATCATGGACACGCGGATTGTCCGCTTCTTCAAGGGCATTGTCGGATTATGGCGGTCACTGGACGGGAATGAGGCTAAACGCATAGCGGCACACGAGGAAGTCCCTGCGGAAAAGGCGGACATCATCGGCAAGAGCCGTTTCAGGATGGCATCCACCCGGACAACCGCTGCCATACCGACGCAAGAAGCCGCCACTATTGAAAAAGGCATTGAGCTGTCGGAGGAAGAGGCTACTTTTGACGACGGAAAAACGGGAAACGCATCCCGCCCGGCACAAGTCCCGGAGGAAAAACTCGATGAGACCTTCACGAGCATACCGCCGGAGGAACTGGGATACGGGGACGACGAACCGGAAGAGGACGCCTCGGACACGCCACGGGCTTCGGGCAGCAGCTTTGACGAGATTGACGACGCCTGCAAGACCGCCAAAAACCCGGACGCGACACAGGCGGAACGTGAAAAGGCGGCTAAGGTGTTCACCGACATGGAGGGCACGGAGTTGTACGAGAAAATGATGGAAGGCTCTTCGGAGATAGGCATCCGCATCAAGGGGCTTATCGAGATTCGGCTGAAGAAATCTGAAAAGGAGTTCGTCGTGCCGGACAACATCGAGGAGTTCGACATTCGCAACTATGTATGACAACAATAAAAGAAATGAACATGAAAGAATGACATCAACCCACGCGGCGAGGAAACGCAAGGCGCATCCCCATCCGCAACGGACACGCCCACGTCCGTGGAAACAAACGGGCATCCACTAAAACCAAAGTAAAGAAACAAAGTATCAACCGCCCGACAAAGGACCATCCACCCTTTTGACGGCAAAAAACAAGAACAGTTTATGAACAAGAACATCTTGAAAAACAGAAAAGCAATCCTCTCCGCGGCACTTGTCATCGCCGCAACCGCCTCCGCTTTCGCGCAGGGAAACGGCATCGCGGGCATCAACGAAGCCACCTCTATGGTGAGTTCTTATTTCGACCCCGGAACTAAACTGATATACGCCATCGGTGCAGTCGTCGGGCTTATCGGGGGCGTAAAAGTGTACGGCAAGTTTTCATCGGGCGACCCCGACACCAGCAAGACAGCCGCCTCGTGGTTCGGCGCGTGCATCTTCCTGATTGTTGCCGCCACCATCCTGCGCTCATTCTTCCTTTAATAAATAATGTATGGCTGAATACCCAATCAACAAGGGTATCGGCCGTCCGGTAGAGTTCAAGGGCTTGAAGGCACAGTACCTCTTCATCTTCTGCGGAGGTCTGCTGGCTCTCTTCGTCCTGTTCGTCATCCTCTACATGGTCGGTATCGACCAGTGGATATGTATCGGCTTCGGCGCGGCATCGTCCTCCCTCCTTGTATGGCAGACCTTCGCGCTGAACGCCCGGTACGGTGAACACGGGCTGATGAAATTAGGAGCGGCACGGAGCCATCCCCGATACCTTATCAACCGGCGGCGGATAACCCGTCTGTTCAAACGACAACGAAAGGAAGAAAGACAATGAGGAATACATCGAAAATGACAACACTGGAAAACAGGTTCCCACTTTTAGCGGTGGAGCATGGCTGCATCATCTCAAAGGACGCCGACATCACGGTGGCTTTCGAGGTGGAACTACCGGAACTTTACACCGTGACGGGTGCGGAGTACGAGGCGATACACAGTTGCTGGTGCAAGGCTATCAAGGTGCTGCCGGACTACTCCGTCGTCCACAAACAGGACTGGTTCATCAAGGAACGCTACAAACCGGAGCTTCAGAAGGACGACATGAGCTTTTTAAGCCGCTCTTTCGAGCGTCACTTCAACGAGCGTCCGTACCTGAAACACACCTGCTACCTCTACCTGACCAAGACAACAAAGGAGCGTAACCGGATGCAGAGCAATTTCAGCACGCTGTGCCGGGGACATATCATCCCGAAGGAGCTGGACAGGGAAACCACGACCAAGTTCTTGGAAGCCTGCGAACAGTTCGAGCGCATCATGAACGACAGCGGGCTTGTCAGGCTGCGCCGCCTCTCCACCGATGAGATTGTGGGTACTGAGGGAAAGACGGGACTTATTGAACGCTACTTCTCGCTCATGCCGGAAGGTGACACCACCTTGCAGGACATCGAGCTTTCGGCAAGGGAGATGCGCATCGGCGACAACCGCCTGTGTCTGCACACCCTCTCCGACGCGGAAGACCTGCCGGGCAAGGTGGCTACCGACACCCGTTACGAGAAGCTCTCCACCGACCGGAGTGACTGCCGACTGTCATTCGCCTCCCCGGTGGGGCTTCTGCTCTCCTGCAACCATATCTACAACCAGTATGTGCTGATAGACAACAGTGAGGAAACCTTGCAGAAGTTCGAGAAGTCCGCCCGTAACATGCAGTCGCTATCTCGCTATTCAAGGAGCAACAGCATCAACCGCGAGTGGATAGACCAATACCTGAACGAAGCCCATTCCTACGGACTGACCTCGGTACGGGCACACTTCAACGTCATGGCGTGGAGCGACGATGCGGAGGAACTGAAGCATATCAAGAACGACGTGGGCAGCCAGTTGGCAAGCATGGAATGCGTGCCGCGCCACAACACCATCGACTGCCCGACACTCTACTGGGCGGCGATACCCGGCAATGCGGCGGACTTCCCGGCGGAAGAGAGTTTCCACACCTTCATCGAACAGGCGGTGTGCCTGTTCACAGAGGAAACCAACTACCGCAGCTCGCTCTCGCCCTTCGGCATCAAGATGGTGGACAGGCTCACGGGAAAACCGCTGCACCTTGACATCTCCGACCTGCCCATGAAGCGAGGTATCACGACCAACCGCAACAAGTTCGTGCTGGGTCCTTCGGGCAGCGGCAAGTCTTTCTTCATGAACCACCTCGTGCGCCAATATTATGAGCAAGGCGCACATGTGGTATTGGTGGACACGGGAAACTCCTATCAGGGCTTGTGCGGCATGATCCGACGCAAGACAGGCGGAGCGGACGGTGTGTATTTCACCTACACGGAAGATAAGCCCATCAGCTTCAACCCGTTCTACACCGACGATTACATCTTCGACGTGGAGAAGAAGGACAGCATCAAGACCCTGTTGCTGACGCTCTGGAAGTCGGAGGACGACAAGGTGACAAAGACGGAGAGCGGCGAGCTGGGCAGTGCCGTGAGTGCCTATATTGAGCGCATCCAATCCGACCGTAGCATCGTGCCGTCGTTCAACACCTTCTACGAGTATATGCGTGACGACTACCGCAAGGAACTGGCACAGCGTGACATCAAGGTGGAGAAGTCCGACTTCAACATCGACAACATGCTCACCACCATGCGGCAGTATTACCGGGGCGGGCGTTACGATTTCCTGCTCAACTCCACGGAGAACATCGACCTGCTCGGCAAGCGGTTCATCGTCTTCGAGATAGATTCGATTAAAGAAAACCGCGAACTGTTCCCCGTCGTGACCATCATCATCATGGAAGCCTTCATCAACAAGATGCGGCGGCTGAAAGGCGTGCGGAAACAGCTTATCGTGGAAGAGGCTTGGAAGGCCCTCTCATCGGCGAACATGGCTGAATATCTGCGCTATATGTATAAGACGGTCAGAAAATATTACGGCGAGGCAATCGTGGTGACGCAGGAGGTGGACGACATTATCAGTTCTCCGGTGGTCAAAGAGAGCATTATCAACAACTCGGATTGTAAAATCCTGCTTGACCAAAGGAAATATATGAACAAGTTCGACCAGATACAGGCGTTGCTCGGACTGACGGAAAAGGAGAAGTCGCAGATACTCTCCATCAACATGGCGAACAACCCTTCACGGCTCTACAAGGAGGTGTGGATAGGCTTGGGCGGCACGCAGTCGGCGGTCTATGCCACGGAGGTCAGCGCGGAAGAGTATCTGGCGTACACCACCGAGGAAACGGAAAAAGTGGAGGTTTACCGTCTGGCGGAGAAGCTGGGCGACGACATCGAAGCCGCCATCCGGCAGCTTGCCGAAAGGCGGAGAAACAAGGAATAACTAAAAAACAGAATGTATCAACCAAAAAAGAAAAACGCGTATGAATTTACCAAAAGTGAAAATGCTGCAAGTCAGCAAGTGCCTTATCGGATTGGCGGTCATGATGCTGCAATCCTGCGACGTGGCCGACAACCGCCGCGACATGCTGTGCGGGAACTGGGAGAGCGTGGAGGGAAAACCTGACGTGCTTATCTACAAGGAGGGCGAAGCCTACAAAGTGACGGTGTTCCGTCGTAGCGGTCTGCGCCGCAAGCTCAAGCCGGAAACCTATCTCTTGCAGGAGGAGAACGGCAACCTGTTCATGAACACCGGCTTCCGCATCGACGTGTCCTACAACGAGGCCACGGATGTGCTGACTTTCTCGCCAAACGGGGACTATGTGCGGGTGAAGCCGCAGCCGGGACATCCGACCGAAGAATAACAACCACTAAAATCCAAAGTAACATGAGAACAAGAATAACAATGATTATCTGCCTGTGCCTGCTTTTCGCGGGCAGGGCAAGCGCACAGTGGGTCGTAAGCGATCCGGGCAATCTAGCGCAGGGCATCATCAATGCCTCCAAAAACATCATCCATACCTCCAAGACCGCCACGAACATGGTGAGCAACTTTCAGGAGACGGTGAAAATCTATCAGCAGGGCAAGAAGTATTACGATGCCCTCAAATCGGTGAACAATCTGGTCAAGGACGCCCGCAAGGTGCAGCAGACCATCCTGATGGTGGGCGACATCACAGACATCTATGTGAACAGTTTCCAACGGATGCTCCGTGACGGGAATTTCAGACCCGAAGAGCTTTCCGCAATCGCTTTCGGCTACACGAAACTGCTGGAGGAAAGCAACGAAGTGTTGACGGAACTCAGGAACGTGGTGAACATCACCACGCTCTCCATGACCGACAAGGAGCGCATGGACGTGGTGGAACGCTGCCACTCGAAGATGAAGCGTTACCGCAACCTCGTGAGCTACTACACGAACAAGAACATCTCCGTGAGTTACCTGCGTGCGAAAAAGAAGAACGACCTCGACCGCATCATGGGGCTGTACGGGAACATGAACGAAAGATACTGGTAGCCTATGAAGTTCGACAACCTTCATCAGATTTTACGTTCACTTTATGAGCAGATGATGCCGCTGTGTGGGGACATGGCTGGTGTGGCGAAAGGCATCGCCGGGCTGGGTGCGCTGTTCTACGTCGCCTACCGGGTATGGCAGTCGCTGGCGAGAGCTGAACCGATAGACGTATTCCCGATGCTCCGTCCTTTTGCCATCGGTCTGTGCATCATGTTCTTCCCGACTGTGGTGCTGGGCACGATAAACAGCATCCTCTCACCCGTCGTACAGGGCACGGCAAAGATGCTGGAGGCGGAAACGCTGGACATGAACCGATACCGGGAGCAGAAGGACAAACTGGAATACGAGGCGATGGTACGCAACCCCGAAACCGCCTACCTCGTGTCCAACGAGGAATTTGACAAGCAACTGGAGGAACTCGGCTGGTCGCCCTCCGACATGGTGACGATGGCGGGAATGTATATCGACCGGGGAATGTACAACATGAAGAAGAGCATCCGCGACTTCTTCCGCGAGATACTCGAACTGCTGTTCCAAGCCGCCGCCCTCGTGATAGACACCGTCCGCACCTTCTTTCTCGTGGTGCTGGCGATTCTCGGTCCGATAGCCTTCGCCCTGTCGGTATGGGACGGTTTCCAAAACACGCTCACGCAGTGGATATGCCGCTATATACAGGTCTATCTGTGGCTACCGGTATCGGACATGTTCAGCACCATACTGGCGAAGATACAGGTTCTGATGCTGCAAAACGACATCGAGCGGATGCAGGCAGACCCGAACTTCTCGCTGGATTCGAGCGACGGGGTGTATATCGTATTCCTCTGCATCGGCATCATCGGCTACTTTACCATTCCCACCGTTGCGGGCTGGATTATCCAAGCCGGAGGCATGGGCGGTTACGGTCGCAACGTGAACCAGATGGCGGGACGAGCCGGAAGCATGGCGGGCAGCGTGGCGGGTGCAGCCGCAGGAAACGCAGTCGGACGTGTCGGCAAATTGCTGAAATAATCAATGTGCAATCATAAATTGGAAAATATAAATGGAATTCAAATCACTTAGAAACATCGAATCGTCGTTCAGGCAGATACGCCTGTTCGGTATCGTCTTCCTCTCGCTGTGCGCCGTGGTGACGGTGTGGAGCGTGTGGAACTCCTACCGTTTCGCAGAGAAGCAACGGGAGAAAATCTATGTGCTGGACAACGGCAAGAGCCTGATGCTCGCCTTGTCTCAGGATTTGTCGCAGAACCGCCCGGCGGAGGCACGGGAACATGTGCGCCGTTTCCACGAGATGTTCTTCACGCTATCACCTGAAAAAAGCGCGATTGAACACAACGTGAAACGTGCCTTGCTGCTGGCGGACAAGAGCGTGTACCACTATTATTCGGACTTCGCGGAGAAGGGGTACTACAACCGCATCATCGCCGGGAACATCAACCAAGTGCTGAAGGTGGACAGCGTGGTGTGCGACTTCAACGCCTATCCCTACCGTGCCGTGACCTACGCCACACAGAAAATCATCCGGCAGAGCAACGTCACCGAGCGCAGCCTCGTGACCACCTGCCGCCTGCTGAACGCATCGCGGTCGGATGACAACCCGAACGGTTTTACCATCGAGGGTTTCACCATCATTGAGAACAAGGATTTACAGACTATCAAACGGTAACAGGACATGAAAAGTATCAGAAAATCAATGTGGGGCATGTATTGGAAACTCCACGACAAACGGAAACGCTTGGCGGCAAGTCTCAAAGGGTATCTGGACGGCTTGCCGCCGGAAACACGCCGCCGCATCGTGCTGGGGATGTTCGCCGCCTTCGCGGTGCTTGCCCTTTACACCTTCGGCAGAGCCGTCTATGACATCGGCAGGAACGACGGCTCACATATGGAAACGGGACACGCCGGACGGGTGGAACTGCCGACCCCGGCGGAAACAGGCAATCACTTAACACCTTATTTATATGGAACAGACAAAGAATGAACCGACGAAAGAGAACAAAGCTGCTCCCGAAACGGGGAAACCGAAAAAGGAGCGCGAACCGCTGACAGAGGCGCAACGGCTGAAACGGCAGAAGATGATCGTGCTGCCCGCTATGGTGTTGGTGTTCATCGGGGCGATGTGGCTGATATTCGCCCCGTCCTCCGGCAAGGAGCAACCGCCGGGAACGGACGGATACAACACCGAGATGCCCGACGCTGACAAGGCGAACCGGCAGATTATCGGCGACAAGCTGAAAGCCTACGAGCATGGGGAGATGGAAGAGCGTCAGGAGAGCCGCAACCGTGCCATCGGGCAGCTGGGCGACATGTTCGACCGCGAGATAGCGGGAACGGAGAACGGAGTGGACTTCGACCTCGCCAATCCGGGCGGCAAGGAAGAAAGGGCAAAGCCAGCCACGCCGCAGACCATCCAGTCCTCCGCAGCCGCCTACCGTGACCTGAACGCCACGCTCGGAAACTTCTACGACCAGCCGAAAAACGACAATGCGGAGATGGACGAATTGTTGGAGCGCATCGCATCGCTGGAGTCGGAACTGGAAAGCGAGAGGGGCAAGGCTTCCTCTATGGACGAGCAGGTGGCTCTTATGGAGAAGTCCTACGAGCTGGCGGCAAAGTACATGGGCGGTCAGAACGGAGGACAGCCATCGGCGGAACAGAGGGCAGAGCCAACTACCGTGCAGAAAGGGAAGAAGAACAAGGCAATGCCTATCAGACAGGTGGAGCATCAAGTAGTTTCTTCACTCTCACAGCCTATGAGTAACGCGGAGTTTGTCGCCGCCTTATCGCAGGAACGCAACCGGGGTTTCAACACGGCTGTCGGCACGGCGGAGGTATTGGACAGGAACACCATACCGGCGTGCGTGCATGGGGCGCAGAGCGTGACGGACGGGCAGACGGTAAGGCTGCGCCTGCTGGAGCCTATGGCGGTGGCAGGCAGGACAATACCCCGGGGTGCGGTGGTGGTCGGCACGGGCAAGATACAGGGTGAGCGGCTCGACATCGAGATTACCTCGCTGGAATACGACGGCACGATTATCCCCGTGGAGCTTGCGGTCTATGACACGGACGGACAGCCCGGCATCTTCATCCCGAACTCGATGGAGATGAACGCCGTCCGGGAGGTCGCCGCCAACATGGGCGGCTCGCTGGGAAGCAGCATCAACATCTCCACCAATGCCGGGGCGCAGCTCGCCTCCGACTTGGGCAAGGGGCTGATACAAGGCACGAGCCAGTACATCGCCAAAAAGATGCGAACCGTCAAGGTGCATCTGAAAGCCGGGTACAGGGTCATGCTTTACCAAGAAAAATATTGAAAACAATAAAAATTACCACTAAAATCCAAAAGTAATGAGAAAAGTAATCATCATGTTTGCCCTCGCTATGGGCATCATAACTGCCAACGCGCAGGAGAATGTAACCGTTGAAACGACCAACGGAAGTGAACAACCGACCTTGACGAAGGAGGTCTATCCGCAGAAGGAGGCGGACGGCG
The Phocaeicola salanitronis DSM 18170 genome window above contains:
- a CDS encoding ParA family protein — its product is MINGTFKYPEIRFFGYLPKRIPEPSETRFSDNSVTYGFNDFMTQCRQSPFVRRTASPQNRIRDDPPACVVTEADGATAKSVWKQKNKSSTIKINGTMSKEIFVAFATQKGGIGKSTVTALAASYLHNVKGYNVAVVDCDDPQHSIHGLREHEMGLIDSSTYFKALACDHFRRIKKNAYTIVKSNAVNALDDAERMIATEDVKPDVVFFDMPGTLRSNGVIKTLSQMDYIFTPLSADRFVVESTLKFVTMFRDRLMTTGQAKTKGLHLFWTMVDGRERNDLYGIYEEVIAEMGFPVLSTRLPDSKKFRRDLSEERKSVFRSTIFPMDTALLKGSGIREFSEEISDIIRPQ
- the mobA gene encoding conjugal transfer protein MobA, whose translation is MKEKRKSKAGRNPKLDPAVYRYTVRFNEEEHNRFLAMFGKSGVYARSVFLKAHFFGQPFKVLKVDKTLVDYYTKLSDFHAQFRAVGTNYNQVVKELRLHFSEKKAMALLYKLEQHTVELVKLSRQIVELSREMEAKWSQKSV
- a CDS encoding DUF4134 domain-containing protein, coding for MNKNILKNRKAILSAALVIAATASAFAQGNGIAGINEATSMVSSYFDPGTKLIYAIGAVVGLIGGVKVYGKFSSGDPDTSKTAASWFGACIFLIVAATILRSFFL
- a CDS encoding DUF4133 domain-containing protein, yielding MAEYPINKGIGRPVEFKGLKAQYLFIFCGGLLALFVLFVILYMVGIDQWICIGFGAASSSLLVWQTFALNARYGEHGLMKLGAARSHPRYLINRRRITRLFKRQRKEERQ
- a CDS encoding DUF3408 domain-containing protein, producing the protein MGSRKVNTEGIDEELLLASIGRRTQDGTLRPAQEVPAAAPTEEDTAAPEPSPVQPVTREKAQRESGRRKRQDEDYNELFLRRNEIKTRQCVYISRDVHGKILRIVNDIAGGEISVGGYVDTVLRQHLEQHKERINELYKKQREDLI
- the traJ gene encoding conjugative transposon protein TraJ; its protein translation is MKFDNLHQILRSLYEQMMPLCGDMAGVAKGIAGLGALFYVAYRVWQSLARAEPIDVFPMLRPFAIGLCIMFFPTVVLGTINSILSPVVQGTAKMLEAETLDMNRYREQKDKLEYEAMVRNPETAYLVSNEEFDKQLEELGWSPSDMVTMAGMYIDRGMYNMKKSIRDFFREILELLFQAAALVIDTVRTFFLVVLAILGPIAFALSVWDGFQNTLTQWICRYIQVYLWLPVSDMFSTILAKIQVLMLQNDIERMQADPNFSLDSSDGVYIVFLCIGIIGYFTIPTVAGWIIQAGGMGGYGRNVNQMAGRAGSMAGSVAGAAAGNAVGRVGKLLK
- a CDS encoding TraG family conjugative transposon ATPase, translating into MRNTSKMTTLENRFPLLAVEHGCIISKDADITVAFEVELPELYTVTGAEYEAIHSCWCKAIKVLPDYSVVHKQDWFIKERYKPELQKDDMSFLSRSFERHFNERPYLKHTCYLYLTKTTKERNRMQSNFSTLCRGHIIPKELDRETTTKFLEACEQFERIMNDSGLVRLRRLSTDEIVGTEGKTGLIERYFSLMPEGDTTLQDIELSAREMRIGDNRLCLHTLSDAEDLPGKVATDTRYEKLSTDRSDCRLSFASPVGLLLSCNHIYNQYVLIDNSEETLQKFEKSARNMQSLSRYSRSNSINREWIDQYLNEAHSYGLTSVRAHFNVMAWSDDAEELKHIKNDVGSQLASMECVPRHNTIDCPTLYWAAIPGNAADFPAEESFHTFIEQAVCLFTEETNYRSSLSPFGIKMVDRLTGKPLHLDISDLPMKRGITTNRNKFVLGPSGSGKSFFMNHLVRQYYEQGAHVVLVDTGNSYQGLCGMIRRKTGGADGVYFTYTEDKPISFNPFYTDDYIFDVEKKDSIKTLLLTLWKSEDDKVTKTESGELGSAVSAYIERIQSDRSIVPSFNTFYEYMRDDYRKELAQRDIKVEKSDFNIDNMLTTMRQYYRGGRYDFLLNSTENIDLLGKRFIVFEIDSIKENRELFPVVTIIIMEAFINKMRRLKGVRKQLIVEEAWKALSSANMAEYLRYMYKTVRKYYGEAIVVTQEVDDIISSPVVKESIINNSDCKILLDQRKYMNKFDQIQALLGLTEKEKSQILSINMANNPSRLYKEVWIGLGGTQSAVYATEVSAEEYLAYTTEETEKVEVYRLAEKLGDDIEAAIRQLAERRRNKE
- a CDS encoding DUF4141 domain-containing protein produces the protein MRTRITMIICLCLLFAGRASAQWVVSDPGNLAQGIINASKNIIHTSKTATNMVSNFQETVKIYQQGKKYYDALKSVNNLVKDARKVQQTILMVGDITDIYVNSFQRMLRDGNFRPEELSAIAFGYTKLLEESNEVLTELRNVVNITTLSMTDKERMDVVERCHSKMKRYRNLVSYYTNKNISVSYLRAKKKNDLDRIMGLYGNMNERYW
- a CDS encoding DUF3408 domain-containing protein, yielding MEKEMTPNEKRPQQDCGGMFTQVQASVEILSPVPVSGKCSEKDYERLFIRDPEVKAREGKMAYVRPEYHERIMRITRVIGHDRLTLSAYIDHVLTHHFNQCEDAIKSLYARNYNSVF
- the mobB gene encoding conjugal transfer protein MobB: MVAKISVGNSLYGAIAYNGEKINEAQGRLLTTNRIYNDGSGTVDISKAMEGFHTFLPPQMKVEKPVVHISLNPHPEDVLTDIELQNIAREYLEKLGFGNQPYLVFKHEDIDRHHLHIVTVNVDENGKRLNRDFLYRRSDRIRRELEQKYGLHPAERKNQGLDNPLRKVDASAGDVKKQVGNTVKALNGQYRFQTMGEYRALLSLYNMTVEEARGNVRGREYHGLVYSVTDDRGNKVGNPFKSSLFGKSAGYEAVQKKFVRSKSEIKDRKLADMTKRTVLSVLQGTYDKDRFISRLKEKGIDTVLRYTEEGRIYGATFIDHRTGCVLNGSRMGKELSANALQEHFTLPYAGQPPIPLSIPADVADKVYGQTAYDREDMSGGMGLLTPEGPATDAEEEAFIRAMKRKKKKKRKGLGM
- a CDS encoding DUF3876 domain-containing protein, with the protein product MNLPKVKMLQVSKCLIGLAVMMLQSCDVADNRRDMLCGNWESVEGKPDVLIYKEGEAYKVTVFRRSGLRRKLKPETYLLQEENGNLFMNTGFRIDVSYNEATDVLTFSPNGDYVRVKPQPGHPTEE